A genomic segment from Syntrophotalea acetylenivorans encodes:
- a CDS encoding GPMC system MBL fold metallohydrolase, with the protein METACMEVTILGSGTSTGVPMLGCSCDVCRSTDPHDCRTRCSALISYRGQQIVIDTTTDFRQQALREGVDHVDAVLYTHAHADHVHGIDDLRAFNMTSGGTAIPIYGLPSTMDLIRRNFRYIFGGEVASKFRPRLVPWNLEGDFSLCGLPVEPLPLQHGPGTSCGYRIGPFAYVTDCNGISEAVMARLQQLELLIIDGLRFRAHPTHFTIDEAISVAARLGARRTVLTHICHEVAHRRDTAKLPDGVEFAYDGQRFSLPLRQQS; encoded by the coding sequence ATGGAAACAGCCTGTATGGAGGTTACCATACTCGGATCGGGTACCAGTACCGGGGTGCCGATGCTCGGCTGTTCTTGCGACGTCTGTCGTTCAACCGATCCGCACGACTGCCGCACCCGCTGCAGTGCCCTGATCAGCTATCGCGGTCAGCAAATCGTCATCGACACCACCACCGACTTTCGCCAACAGGCCCTGCGCGAGGGGGTTGATCATGTCGATGCGGTGCTCTACACCCACGCCCATGCCGACCATGTGCACGGCATCGACGATCTGCGGGCTTTTAATATGACCTCTGGCGGCACCGCTATCCCCATTTATGGCTTGCCGTCGACCATGGATCTGATTCGCCGTAATTTTCGTTACATTTTTGGCGGTGAAGTGGCATCCAAGTTCCGGCCACGGCTGGTGCCCTGGAACCTGGAAGGCGATTTTTCGCTTTGTGGCCTACCCGTTGAACCACTGCCGTTGCAGCACGGTCCTGGCACTTCTTGCGGTTACCGTATCGGTCCTTTTGCCTATGTGACGGATTGCAACGGCATTTCCGAAGCGGTCATGGCCCGCCTGCAGCAGCTTGAACTGCTGATCATCGACGGCCTGCGCTTTCGCGCCCACCCCACCCACTTTACTATCGATGAAGCAATTTCCGTAGCGGCTCGGCTCGGTGCCCGGCGCACCGTTTTAACTCATATCTGTCACGAAGTTGCACATCGCCGGGATACGGCTAAACTTCCCGACGGAGTGGAATTTGCCTATGATGGTCAACGCTTTTCCCTGCCGCTACGGCAGCAGAGTTAA